Proteins from a single region of Streptomyces griseiscabiei:
- a CDS encoding VOC family protein yields MIGMAGRSDGRPSVYPTLLYADARAAVRQLTEALGFTELSVYEGEDGIVQHAELTQGNGAVMIGSKGSGSVFDGAMKGAGPAGVYIVVDDVDAHHRRAVEHGVEILTPPTDQDYGSRDYMARDAEGNVWSFGTYAPEIGG; encoded by the coding sequence GTGATCGGTATGGCAGGCAGGAGCGACGGACGTCCGAGCGTCTATCCGACGCTGCTGTACGCGGACGCCAGGGCCGCCGTCCGGCAGCTCACGGAGGCGCTGGGCTTCACCGAGCTGTCGGTGTACGAGGGCGAGGACGGCATCGTGCAGCACGCCGAGCTGACACAGGGCAACGGCGCGGTGATGATCGGTTCCAAGGGCAGCGGCAGCGTCTTCGACGGCGCGATGAAGGGCGCGGGACCCGCCGGCGTGTACATCGTCGTGGACGACGTGGACGCGCACCACCGGCGGGCCGTGGAGCACGGCGTGGAGATCCTGACGCCCCCGACGGACCAGGACTACGGCTCACGGGACTACATGGCCCGGGACGCCGAGGGCAATGTGTGGAGCTTCGGCACGTACGCCCCCGAGATCGGCGGCTGA
- a CDS encoding alpha/beta hydrolase family protein, whose protein sequence is MGAVGAAVAAVGVAFAAGAASVAAGRLASDAALKAPPGEPLPTEPRLTVHSTAAGRIALTRAFASRRPGTYGLTGNGSHAVVGAVLDGAAPAPDAVVRRLERVTHGTLEPGDKVWLTPALHLGDPRTALGLDHEDVGIPGELGTLPAWFVPAARDTWVIAVHGLGTTRAHAMNVMEFLHHHRFPVLAPAYRGDLGAPRSPDGLNHLGETEWRDLDAALRYAVRSGAERIVLLGWSTGATMALRAATHSALRDRVAGLVLDSPVLDWQATLRALAAARRTPGALLPLAVRAAQGRTGLRAGQDTDPPGLRTPTLLLHGPDDTVAPWGPSRRLAARRPDRVTLRTVHHAPHAAMWNADPEGYEETLRRFLTPLM, encoded by the coding sequence GTGGGTGCAGTCGGAGCAGCGGTGGCGGCCGTCGGGGTCGCGTTCGCGGCCGGGGCGGCGAGTGTCGCCGCGGGCCGCCTGGCGAGCGACGCCGCGCTGAAGGCGCCGCCGGGCGAACCCCTGCCCACCGAACCCCGGCTGACCGTGCACTCCACCGCCGCCGGCCGCATCGCCCTGACCCGCGCCTTCGCCTCCCGGCGCCCCGGCACCTACGGCCTCACCGGCAACGGCTCCCACGCCGTCGTCGGCGCCGTCCTCGACGGCGCCGCGCCCGCCCCCGACGCCGTCGTCCGCCGTCTGGAACGCGTCACCCACGGCACCCTGGAGCCCGGCGACAAGGTGTGGCTCACCCCGGCGCTCCACCTCGGCGACCCGCGCACCGCGCTCGGCCTCGACCACGAGGACGTCGGGATCCCCGGCGAACTCGGCACCCTGCCCGCCTGGTTCGTGCCCGCCGCCCGGGACACCTGGGTGATCGCCGTGCACGGCCTCGGCACCACCCGCGCCCACGCCATGAACGTCATGGAGTTCCTGCACCACCACCGCTTCCCGGTGCTCGCCCCCGCCTACCGCGGCGACCTCGGCGCGCCCCGCTCCCCGGACGGCCTGAACCACCTCGGCGAGACCGAGTGGCGCGACCTCGACGCCGCCCTCAGGTACGCCGTGCGGTCCGGCGCCGAGCGGATCGTCCTGCTCGGCTGGTCCACCGGCGCCACCATGGCCCTGCGCGCCGCCACGCACTCCGCGCTGCGCGACCGCGTCGCCGGACTCGTCCTGGACTCCCCGGTCCTCGACTGGCAGGCCACCCTGCGCGCCCTCGCCGCCGCCCGCCGCACCCCCGGCGCCCTGCTGCCGCTCGCCGTCCGCGCCGCCCAGGGCCGTACGGGACTGCGCGCCGGCCAGGACACCGACCCGCCGGGGCTCAGGACACCGACCCTGCTCCTGCACGGCCCCGACGACACCGTCGCCCCCTGGGGCCCCTCCCGCCGGCTCGCCGCCCGCCGCCCCGACCGGGTCACCCTCCGCACGGTCCACCACGCCCCGCACGCCGCCATGTGGAACGCGGACCCCGAGGGCTACGAGGAGACCCTGCGCCGCTTCCTGACACCGCTGATGTAG
- a CDS encoding class II aldolase/adducin family protein: MAEQRRGVRDERDAGGSSRDARDVRRRDVPDELARAWDDLVATARRTVAEGLVVGTSGNVSVRVAETVLVTPTGVPYDRLTPEDVTGVDLSGRQVLGTLRPTSELPMHLAVYGTTDARAVVHTHAVHATAVSTLVSELPLIHYMSAALGGPVRVAPYATYGTAELAENMLRALTDRTGCLLQNHGTITYGATLSEAYDRTAQLEWMSRVWLTASSAPGLTPHLLTPGQVAEAGERLKGYGQPS, from the coding sequence ATGGCTGAGCAGCGGCGCGGCGTCCGGGACGAACGGGACGCGGGTGGGAGTTCGCGGGATGCGCGGGACGTACGGCGGCGGGACGTGCCGGACGAGCTGGCGCGGGCGTGGGACGACCTGGTGGCGACGGCCCGCCGGACGGTGGCCGAGGGTCTGGTCGTCGGCACCTCCGGCAACGTGTCCGTACGCGTCGCGGAGACGGTCCTGGTCACACCGACGGGCGTGCCGTACGACCGGCTGACCCCTGAGGACGTGACGGGCGTCGACCTCTCCGGCCGGCAGGTCCTCGGCACGCTCCGGCCGACGAGCGAACTCCCCATGCACCTGGCGGTCTACGGGACCACCGACGCCCGGGCCGTCGTCCACACCCACGCGGTCCACGCGACGGCCGTCTCCACCCTCGTGAGCGAGCTGCCGCTGATCCACTACATGTCCGCGGCCCTCGGCGGACCCGTCCGGGTCGCCCCCTACGCGACCTACGGCACGGCCGAGTTGGCCGAGAACATGCTCCGCGCTTTGACAGACCGCACCGGTTGTCTCCTCCAGAACCACGGCACGATCACTTACGGAGCCACCCTCTCCGAGGCCTACGACCGCACGGCCCAGCTCGAATGGATGTCCAGAGTCTGGCTGACGGCGTCCTCCGCCCCCGGCCTCACCCCCCACCTGCTCACCCCCGGCCAGGTCGCGGAGGCGGGGGAGCGGCTGAAGGGGTACGGCCAACCGAGCTAG
- a CDS encoding lysozyme produces MDRARKPFHRRNRAVAASVAALALGGTALVELPVSAAARPRGHDVSSHQKTVDWPRAKAKGARFVYVKATESTTYRNPYFTQQYNGSGDAGLIRGAYHFAVPSASSGRAQARHFVDNGGGWLADGRTLPPALDIEYNPYDRKKKCYGLSASRMVRWIRSFSDEAERLTGRRPVIYTTTHWWKTCTGNSGAFGANHALWLARYDPSGAGELPAGWKSWTIWQYDNGSGKLPGDQNLFNGSMSRLKEFAEG; encoded by the coding sequence ATGGATCGCGCCCGCAAGCCGTTCCACCGTCGCAACCGCGCAGTCGCCGCCTCCGTCGCGGCGCTCGCCCTCGGCGGGACCGCTCTCGTCGAGCTCCCCGTCTCCGCCGCCGCCAGGCCCAGGGGGCACGACGTCTCCTCGCACCAGAAGACGGTGGACTGGCCGCGCGCGAAGGCGAAGGGCGCCAGGTTCGTCTACGTCAAGGCGACCGAGTCCACGACCTACCGCAACCCGTACTTCACCCAGCAGTACAACGGCTCCGGGGACGCGGGCCTGATCCGCGGCGCGTACCACTTCGCGGTGCCGAGCGCGTCGTCCGGCAGGGCCCAGGCCCGCCACTTCGTGGACAACGGCGGCGGCTGGCTCGCGGACGGCCGGACGCTGCCGCCGGCGCTCGACATCGAATACAACCCGTACGACAGGAAGAAGAAGTGCTACGGCCTGAGCGCGAGCCGGATGGTCCGCTGGATCAGGTCGTTCAGCGACGAGGCCGAGCGCCTGACGGGCCGCCGCCCGGTGATCTACACCACCACCCACTGGTGGAAGACCTGCACCGGCAACAGCGGGGCCTTCGGCGCGAACCACGCGCTGTGGCTGGCCCGGTACGACCCCTCGGGGGCGGGAGAGCTTCCGGCGGGCTGGAAGAGCTGGACGATCTGGCAGTACGACAACGGCAGCGGCAAACTGCCCGGTGACCAGAATCTCTTCAACGGGTCGATGAGCCGGCTGAAGGAGTTCGCCGAGGGGTAG
- a CDS encoding inorganic phosphate transporter, with the protein MENFSLILAIVVITALAFDFTNGFHDTANAMATTISTGAMKPKVAVAMSAVLNLVGAFLSIEVANTISKGLVDESGIQPEVIFAALVGAILWNLLTWLVGLPSSSSHALMGGLIGATIASVGVGAVHGDVLVTKVLIPAVAAPLVAGIAAMLATRLTYRLGRHTSDKAAGKGYRAGQIASAGLVSLAHGTNDAQKTMGIITLALVAGGALAPDSDPPVWVIVSAGLAIALGTYLGGWRIIRTMGKGLTDLQPQQGFAAQTSAATVILASSHLGFSLSTTHSVSGAVMGAGLGRKGGVVRWSTATRMFVAWGLTLPAAALVAALAEWVTSFGTWGTAVVAVFLIASSAAIWMVSRREVIDHTNVNDHAEEPPGVVTTAMAAVTPPAAGTVGEDLTATIAAPATPAAESTAPAASSAPTPAV; encoded by the coding sequence ATGGAAAACTTCTCGCTGATCCTCGCGATCGTGGTCATCACCGCGCTTGCGTTCGATTTTACGAACGGTTTCCACGACACCGCCAACGCGATGGCCACGACCATCTCGACCGGCGCGATGAAGCCCAAGGTCGCGGTGGCCATGTCCGCCGTGCTCAACCTTGTCGGCGCGTTCCTGTCCATAGAGGTCGCCAACACCATCTCCAAAGGGCTCGTCGACGAGTCCGGCATACAGCCAGAGGTCATCTTCGCGGCGCTCGTCGGCGCCATCCTCTGGAACCTGTTGACCTGGCTGGTCGGGCTCCCCTCCAGCTCCTCGCACGCCCTGATGGGCGGCCTCATCGGTGCCACGATCGCCTCGGTGGGCGTGGGCGCCGTGCACGGCGACGTGCTCGTGACCAAGGTGCTGATCCCCGCCGTGGCGGCCCCGCTGGTGGCCGGCATCGCGGCGATGCTCGCCACCCGGCTGACGTACAGGCTCGGGCGGCACACCAGTGACAAGGCCGCCGGCAAGGGCTACCGCGCGGGGCAGATCGCCTCCGCCGGTCTCGTCTCGCTGGCCCACGGCACCAACGACGCCCAGAAGACGATGGGCATCATCACCCTCGCCCTGGTGGCGGGCGGCGCCCTCGCACCCGACTCCGACCCGCCGGTGTGGGTCATCGTCTCCGCCGGTCTGGCCATCGCGCTCGGCACCTACCTGGGCGGCTGGCGCATCATCCGCACGATGGGCAAGGGCCTGACCGACCTCCAGCCGCAGCAGGGCTTCGCGGCCCAGACCAGCGCGGCGACGGTGATCCTGGCCTCCTCGCACCTCGGTTTCTCGCTCTCCACCACGCACTCGGTCTCCGGTGCCGTGATGGGCGCGGGACTCGGCCGCAAGGGCGGGGTGGTCCGCTGGTCCACCGCGACCCGGATGTTCGTCGCGTGGGGGCTGACCCTGCCGGCCGCCGCGCTGGTCGCGGCGCTCGCCGAGTGGGTGACCTCGTTCGGCACCTGGGGCACGGCCGTCGTCGCGGTCTTCCTCATCGCCTCCAGTGCCGCGATCTGGATGGTCTCGCGCCGCGAGGTCATCGACCACACCAATGTGAACGACCACGCCGAGGAACCCCCGGGTGTGGTGACCACGGCCATGGCCGCGGTGACCCCGCCGGCGGCCGGCACCGTGGGCGAGGACCTCACGGCGACCATCGCGGCCCCCGCGACGCCCGCCGCCGAGAGCACGGCCCCGGCCGCCTCGTCCGCGCCGACTCCCGCCGTCTGA
- a CDS encoding helix-turn-helix domain-containing protein produces MARDIDPSLNRRRLRIELRKARESAGQTQRDAAQGLEWSLSKVIRIEAGTVSLGVTDLRAMLQQYGVTDAVLVAELEEAARGSKGQSWWAQYSDLVSPQFAQYLGYEGAAATIRMYNPIVLPGLLHTEDYATALLSARTAEARVRRQVELRVTRQERLLDGDSGPEADIVLDEASVRRAVGGPAVMRRQLDHIKTVAAHPRVSLRLLPFSAGAHYGTTTPFILLGFKDDDDLLYIEGPTGGLTNRDDLGLTARYQECFEDIGSIAYDGDRMIEALDAIRESLDDN; encoded by the coding sequence ATGGCCAGGGACATCGATCCGAGCCTGAATCGACGCAGGCTGCGAATCGAGCTGCGCAAAGCGCGCGAGAGCGCGGGGCAGACCCAGCGGGACGCCGCGCAGGGCCTGGAGTGGTCCCTGTCCAAGGTGATCAGGATCGAGGCGGGGACGGTCAGCCTCGGTGTGACGGACCTGCGGGCGATGCTCCAGCAGTACGGGGTCACGGACGCCGTCCTGGTGGCGGAGCTGGAGGAGGCGGCCCGGGGCTCCAAGGGCCAGTCCTGGTGGGCGCAGTACAGCGACCTCGTCTCCCCCCAGTTCGCCCAGTACCTGGGGTACGAGGGCGCCGCCGCCACGATCCGCATGTACAACCCCATCGTCCTTCCCGGGCTGCTGCACACCGAGGACTACGCGACCGCGCTGCTCTCGGCCAGGACCGCCGAGGCGCGGGTGCGGCGGCAGGTGGAGCTGCGCGTCACCCGGCAGGAGCGGCTGCTCGACGGCGACAGCGGCCCCGAGGCCGACATCGTCCTGGACGAGGCGTCCGTACGGCGCGCGGTCGGTGGCCCCGCCGTCATGCGGCGACAGCTCGACCACATCAAGACGGTGGCCGCGCATCCCCGGGTGAGTCTGCGGCTGCTGCCCTTCTCGGCGGGCGCGCACTACGGCACCACCACGCCGTTCATCCTGCTCGGCTTCAAGGACGACGACGATCTGCTCTACATCGAGGGCCCCACGGGGGGCCTGACGAACCGTGACGACCTGGGCCTCACAGCGCGTTATCAGGAGTGCTTCGAGGACATCGGCTCCATCGCGTACGACGGCGACCGGATGATCGAGGCGCTCGACGCGATCAGGGAGAGTCTGGACGACAACTGA
- a CDS encoding DUF397 domain-containing protein: MIDRESSARVWVRSSYSDNGGDCVEVAAGRRRVMVRDSNFDRDALLVFRHAAWCGFLAGLVDPGAGGS, encoded by the coding sequence GTGATCGACAGGGAGTCGTCGGCACGGGTGTGGGTCAGGAGCAGCTACTCCGACAACGGGGGCGACTGCGTGGAAGTGGCCGCCGGACGGCGGCGCGTCATGGTCCGTGACTCGAACTTCGATCGTGACGCGCTGCTCGTCTTTCGCCACGCGGCGTGGTGTGGTTTTCTGGCGGGACTTGTGGACCCGGGAGCGGGCGGATCGTGA
- a CDS encoding cobalamin biosynthesis protein, with translation MRAGRVFAYGAAAGLLGDLLLGDPRRGHPVAAFGRAAGAVERVLWRDHRGWGALHTAVCAGGAVALGAVAAAAVRPSRAASVGLTAAATWAVVGGTSLGREAGAIGRSLEAGDVEGARARLPHLCGRDPQALDADGIARAVVESVAENTSDAVVGALVWGAVAGVPGLLGFRAVNTLDAMVGHRSERYRRYGWASARLDDVMGWPGARLTAVLAAASGEDARGAVRAWRADAGKHPSPNAGPVEASFAGALGVRLGGTLSYGGRVEHRPVLNGEGRAVVVGDIERAVRLSRRVGWLALGVGAAVSLLRSRSRG, from the coding sequence GTGCGTGCCGGTCGCGTCTTCGCGTACGGCGCCGCCGCCGGACTCCTCGGTGACCTGCTGCTCGGCGACCCGCGCCGGGGGCATCCCGTCGCCGCGTTCGGGCGGGCCGCCGGTGCCGTGGAGCGGGTGCTGTGGCGGGACCACCGCGGGTGGGGCGCGCTGCACACCGCGGTGTGCGCGGGCGGCGCCGTGGCGCTGGGTGCCGTCGCCGCCGCTGCCGTACGGCCGTCGCGTGCCGCCTCCGTCGGACTGACCGCCGCCGCCACCTGGGCCGTCGTCGGGGGGACCTCGCTCGGGCGGGAGGCCGGGGCGATCGGGCGGTCGCTCGAAGCGGGCGATGTCGAGGGCGCGCGGGCGCGGTTGCCCCATCTGTGCGGGCGGGATCCCCAGGCACTGGACGCGGACGGCATCGCGCGGGCCGTCGTGGAGTCCGTCGCCGAGAACACCTCCGACGCGGTGGTGGGGGCGCTCGTGTGGGGGGCCGTGGCGGGTGTGCCCGGACTGCTCGGGTTCCGCGCCGTCAACACCCTGGACGCCATGGTCGGTCATCGCTCGGAGCGCTACCGGCGCTACGGATGGGCCTCGGCGCGGCTGGACGATGTCATGGGGTGGCCGGGTGCCCGGCTGACGGCCGTGTTGGCGGCGGCCTCCGGTGAGGACGCCCGGGGGGCGGTCCGGGCCTGGCGGGCCGATGCGGGGAAGCATCCGAGTCCCAACGCGGGGCCTGTGGAGGCGTCGTTCGCGGGGGCGCTCGGAGTGCGATTGGGGGGCACGTTGTCGTACGGGGGGCGGGTCGAGCATCGGCCGGTGCTGAATGGAGAGGGGCGCGCCGTCGTCGTGGGGGACATCGAACGGGCCGTCCGGCTGTCCCGGCGGGTCGGGTGGCTGGCGTTGGGGGTGGGTGCGGCTGTGTCGCTGCTGCGGTCGAGGAGTCGGGGATGA
- a CDS encoding cobyric acid synthase, translating into MSGGLLVAGTTSDAGKSVITAGICRWLVRQGVKVAPFKAQNMSLNSFVTKEGAEIGRAQAMQAQACRVEPSALMNPVLLKPGGERSSQVVLLGKPVGEMSARGYHGGRQQRLLGTVLECLAELRGTYDSVICEGAGSPAEINLRRTDIVNMGIARNAGLPVLVVGDIDRGGVFASFFGTVALLSPEDQALVAGFLVNKFRGDVTLLEPGLDMLRGLTGRRTYGVLPFRHGLGIDEEDGLRVSLRGTVRESNVAPPVGEDVLRVAVCAVPLMSNFTDVDALAAEPGVVVRFVDRAEELADADLVVVPGTRGTVRALEWLRERGLADALVRRAAEGRPVLGICGGFQVLGEHIEDEVESRLGRVTGLGVLPVRVRFAEEKTLTRPAGEALGERVEGYEIHHGVAEVLGGEGFISDDHGNSLDGCRVGQTWGTHWHGSLESDGFRRAFLREVAAASGRRFVPAPETSFAALREEQLDRLGDLIEEHADTDALWRLIESGAPAGLPFVPPGAPGVPG; encoded by the coding sequence ATGAGCGGTGGGCTGCTGGTCGCCGGGACCACCTCCGACGCCGGGAAGAGCGTGATCACCGCCGGGATCTGCCGGTGGCTGGTGCGGCAGGGGGTGAAGGTCGCGCCGTTCAAGGCGCAGAACATGTCGCTCAACTCCTTCGTGACGAAGGAGGGCGCCGAGATCGGGCGGGCCCAGGCCATGCAGGCGCAGGCCTGTCGGGTGGAGCCCAGCGCGCTGATGAACCCGGTGCTGCTGAAGCCCGGGGGCGAGCGGAGCAGTCAGGTCGTGCTGCTGGGCAAGCCCGTGGGCGAGATGAGCGCGCGCGGCTATCACGGGGGGCGGCAACAGCGGCTGCTCGGGACCGTGTTGGAGTGTCTGGCCGAGTTGCGGGGCACGTATGACTCGGTGATCTGCGAGGGGGCCGGTTCGCCCGCCGAGATCAATCTCCGGCGCACCGACATCGTCAACATGGGGATCGCCCGGAACGCCGGGCTGCCCGTGCTGGTCGTCGGCGACATCGACCGCGGCGGGGTCTTCGCGTCCTTCTTCGGCACGGTGGCCCTGTTGTCCCCCGAGGACCAGGCGCTCGTCGCCGGGTTCCTCGTCAACAAGTTCCGCGGGGACGTCACCCTGCTGGAGCCGGGGCTCGACATGCTGCGCGGGCTGACCGGGCGGCGGACGTACGGGGTGCTGCCGTTCCGGCACGGGCTCGGCATCGACGAGGAGGACGGGCTGCGGGTCTCGCTGCGCGGGACCGTCCGGGAGTCGAACGTCGCCCCGCCCGTCGGGGAGGACGTGCTGCGGGTCGCCGTGTGCGCGGTGCCGCTGATGTCCAACTTCACCGATGTGGACGCGCTCGCCGCCGAACCCGGCGTCGTGGTGCGGTTCGTGGACCGGGCCGAGGAGCTGGCCGACGCCGATCTCGTCGTCGTGCCCGGCACCCGGGGCACCGTCCGGGCGCTGGAGTGGCTGCGGGAGCGGGGGCTCGCCGACGCGCTCGTGCGCAGAGCGGCGGAAGGGCGCCCGGTGCTCGGGATCTGTGGCGGGTTCCAGGTGCTCGGGGAGCACATCGAGGACGAGGTCGAGAGCCGGCTGGGGCGGGTGACGGGGCTCGGAGTCCTTCCCGTCCGGGTGCGGTTCGCCGAGGAGAAGACGCTCACCCGGCCCGCGGGCGAGGCCCTCGGGGAGCGCGTCGAGGGGTACGAGATCCATCACGGGGTCGCCGAGGTGCTGGGCGGGGAAGGGTTCATCTCCGATGACCACGGAAACAGCCTGGACGGGTGCCGGGTGGGGCAGACCTGGGGCACGCACTGGCACGGGTCGCTGGAGTCGGACGGGTTCCGGCGGGCCTTCCTGCGCGAGGTGGCCGCCGCGTCGGGGCGCCGGTTCGTACCGGCCCCGGAGACGTCGTTCGCCGCGCTGCGCGAGGAGCAGCTGGACCGGCTCGGCGATCTGATCGAGGAGCACGCGGACACGGACGCGCTGTGGCGGCTCATCGAGTCGGGAGCGCCGGCGGGGCTGCCGTTCGTGCCGCCGGGGGCGCCGGGGGTGCCCGGATGA
- a CDS encoding putative cobaltochelatase has protein sequence MSVPFPFTAVVGQDDLRLALLLNAVSPAVGGVLVRGEKGTAKSTAVRALAALLPEVEVVVGCRFSCDPLKPDPACPDGPHEPAFETRPARMVELPVGASEDRLVGALDIERALSEGVKAFEPGLLADAHRGILYVDEVNLLHDHLVDLLLDAAAMGASYVEREGVSVRHAARFLLVGTMNPEEGELRPQLLDRFGLTVEVAASREPEQRVEVVRRRLAHDDDPAGFAARWADEEAGVRQRIVAARELLPSVVLGDGALLQIAATCAAFEVDGMRADIVMARTATALAAWAGRTEVLAEDVRQAALLALPHRRRRNPFDAPGLDEDRLDETLEEFAEPPQDPQDPQDPQDDDPDPDPGPDGPGGGGGQPPAPEPEAPQGGDSGARPESGEGVPAQAPAAGEQSAVRAAEPFRTKVLSVPGLGEGAAGRRSRARTEHGRTTGARRPRGTLTKLHLAATVQAAAPHQRTRGRSGPGLVVRRDDLRQAAREGREGNLVLFVVDASGSMAARQRMSAVKGAVLSLLLDAYQRRDKVGLVTFRGSAAEVALPPTSSVDAAAARLESLPTGGRTPLAAGLLKAHDVLRLERLRDPARRPLVVVVTDGRATGGPEPVALAGRAARLFAAEGHASVVVDCESGHVRLGLAGQLAGELGGTAVTLDELRADSIAGLVRDVQGSQGAPGAQNSSRRAA, from the coding sequence GTGAGTGTTCCGTTTCCGTTCACGGCCGTCGTCGGCCAGGACGATCTGCGGCTGGCGCTGCTGCTGAACGCCGTGTCGCCGGCGGTCGGCGGTGTGCTCGTGCGCGGCGAGAAGGGCACCGCCAAGAGCACCGCCGTGCGGGCGCTCGCGGCGCTGTTGCCCGAGGTGGAGGTCGTCGTCGGGTGCCGGTTCTCGTGTGATCCCCTGAAGCCGGACCCCGCGTGCCCGGACGGGCCGCACGAGCCGGCGTTCGAGACCCGGCCCGCCCGCATGGTCGAGCTGCCGGTCGGCGCCTCCGAGGACCGGCTGGTCGGCGCCCTCGACATCGAACGGGCGCTCTCCGAGGGCGTGAAGGCCTTCGAGCCCGGCCTGCTCGCGGACGCGCACCGGGGCATCCTCTACGTCGACGAGGTCAACCTCCTCCACGACCATCTCGTCGACCTGCTGCTGGACGCGGCAGCGATGGGCGCCTCGTACGTCGAGCGCGAGGGCGTCTCCGTACGGCATGCCGCGCGGTTCCTGCTCGTCGGGACGATGAACCCCGAGGAGGGCGAGCTGCGGCCGCAGTTGCTCGACCGGTTCGGGCTGACCGTGGAGGTCGCGGCCTCGCGGGAGCCGGAGCAGCGGGTGGAGGTCGTCCGGCGGCGGCTCGCCCACGACGACGATCCGGCCGGTTTCGCGGCCCGTTGGGCGGACGAGGAGGCCGGCGTACGGCAACGGATCGTCGCGGCACGGGAGTTGCTGCCGTCGGTGGTGCTGGGCGACGGGGCGCTGCTGCAGATCGCGGCGACCTGCGCGGCGTTCGAGGTGGACGGGATGCGGGCCGACATCGTGATGGCCCGGACGGCGACCGCGCTCGCCGCGTGGGCCGGGCGGACCGAGGTGCTCGCGGAGGACGTGCGGCAGGCGGCACTGCTCGCGCTGCCCCACCGCAGGCGGCGGAACCCCTTCGACGCGCCCGGCCTCGACGAGGACAGGCTCGACGAGACGCTGGAGGAGTTCGCGGAGCCGCCGCAGGACCCTCAGGACCCTCAGGACCCTCAGGACGACGATCCTGATCCTGATCCCGGTCCCGACGGGCCCGGTGGTGGCGGTGGGCAGCCGCCCGCTCCGGAGCCCGAGGCGCCGCAGGGCGGTGACAGCGGCGCCCGGCCCGAGTCCGGCGAGGGTGTGCCGGCGCAGGCTCCGGCCGCCGGGGAGCAGTCCGCCGTACGGGCCGCCGAGCCGTTCCGTACGAAGGTGCTCAGTGTGCCGGGGCTCGGGGAGGGTGCCGCCGGGCGGCGCTCGCGGGCACGGACCGAGCACGGGCGCACGACCGGGGCGCGCAGGCCGCGTGGCACGCTGACCAAGCTGCATCTGGCGGCGACGGTGCAGGCCGCCGCGCCGCATCAGCGGACGCGCGGGCGGTCCGGGCCGGGTCTGGTGGTCCGGCGTGACGATCTGCGGCAGGCCGCCCGGGAGGGGCGCGAGGGCAACCTCGTGCTGTTCGTGGTCGACGCCTCGGGGTCGATGGCGGCACGGCAGCGGATGAGCGCGGTGAAGGGCGCGGTGCTGTCGCTGCTGCTCGACGCCTATCAGCGGCGGGACAAGGTGGGGCTGGTGACCTTCCGGGGATCGGCCGCCGAGGTGGCGCTGCCGCCGACCTCGTCGGTGGACGCGGCGGCGGCCCGGCTGGAGTCGCTGCCGACGGGCGGGCGGACCCCGCTCGCGGCCGGGCTGCTCAAGGCGCACGACGTCCTGCGGCTGGAGCGGCTTCGGGACCCCGCGCGCCGGCCGCTGGTCGTGGTGGTGACCGACGGCCGGGCGACCGGCGGGCCGGAGCCGGTCGCGCTCGCCGGGCGGGCGGCACGGCTGTTCGCGGCCGAGGGCCACGCGTCCGTGGTCGTCGACTGCGAGTCGGGCCATGTCCGGCTGGGGCTCGCGGGGCAGCTGGCGGGTGAACTGGGCGGTACAGCGGTGACCTTGGACGAGCTGCGGGCGGACTCCATCGCCGGGCTGGTCCGGGACGTGCAGGGCTCGCAGGGCGCACCGGGCGCACAGAATTCTTCGAGGAGGGCCGCTTAG
- the cobO gene encoding cob(I)yrinic acid a,c-diamide adenosyltransferase, whose product MPQGQPSVVPEDGLTTRQRRNRPLVFVHTGIGKGKSTAAFGLALRAWNQGWPIGVFQFVKSAKWKVGEENALRVLGASGEGGSVDWHKMGEGWSWVQRGIQGDNTANEDKAREGWEQVKRDLAAETYKLYVLDEFAYPLHWGWIDTDEVIEVLRNRPGTQHVVITGRNAPEKLVDFADLVTDMSKVKHPMDAGQKGQRGIEW is encoded by the coding sequence ATGCCGCAGGGACAGCCGAGTGTCGTGCCGGAGGACGGGCTGACGACCCGTCAGCGCCGCAACCGTCCGCTGGTGTTCGTGCACACGGGCATCGGCAAGGGCAAGTCGACCGCCGCGTTCGGGCTCGCGCTGCGGGCCTGGAACCAGGGGTGGCCGATCGGGGTGTTCCAGTTCGTCAAGTCGGCGAAGTGGAAGGTCGGCGAGGAGAACGCGCTGCGGGTGCTCGGGGCGTCCGGTGAGGGCGGCTCCGTCGACTGGCACAAGATGGGCGAGGGCTGGTCGTGGGTGCAGCGCGGCATTCAGGGTGACAACACGGCCAACGAGGACAAGGCCCGCGAGGGCTGGGAGCAGGTCAAGCGGGACCTGGCGGCCGAGACGTACAAGCTGTATGTGCTGGACGAGTTCGCGTACCCGCTGCACTGGGGGTGGATCGACACCGACGAGGTGATCGAGGTGCTGCGGAACCGGCCGGGGACCCAGCATGTGGTGATCACCGGACGGAACGCGCCGGAGAAGCTCGTGGACTTCGCGGACCTGGTGACGGACATGTCGAAGGTCAAGCACCCCATGGACGCGGGCCAGAAGGGCCAGCGGGGCATCGAGTGGTGA